A genomic segment from Longimicrobium sp. encodes:
- a CDS encoding plastocyanin/azurin family copper-binding protein: MSRKIAMGLAAGALALAAMGARSGLEAATPPATHEVKMIMEGQTARFEPANLTIHAGDRIRFVNVSGGPHNVSFDPAKVPDDVERVLAAAMPNQLQPLWGALVTEPNGAYVVSFAGVKAGRYEFFCMPHMAMGMKGTITVQ; encoded by the coding sequence ATGAGCAGGAAGATCGCGATGGGTCTGGCCGCGGGCGCGCTCGCCCTGGCCGCGATGGGCGCCCGCAGCGGGCTGGAGGCGGCCACGCCCCCCGCCACGCACGAGGTGAAGATGATCATGGAGGGGCAGACGGCCCGCTTCGAGCCGGCGAACCTGACCATCCACGCGGGCGACCGCATCCGCTTCGTGAACGTGTCGGGCGGCCCGCACAACGTGTCGTTCGACCCCGCCAAGGTGCCCGACGACGTGGAGCGGGTGCTGGCGGCGGCGATGCCGAACCAGCTGCAGCCGCTCTGGGGCGCGCTGGTGACCGAGCCCAACGGGGCCTACGTGGTCTCCTTCGCGGGCGTGAAGGCTGGCCGCTACGAGTTCTTCTGCATGCCCCACATGGCGATGGGGATGAAGGGCACCATTACCGTTCAGTGA